The genomic interval ATTAATATATCTCAGGTATCAAAGTATTCACAGTGCACTTTTTATACTTTTAATTTCAAACTGCGAAGGTCTTGCCGTCAAAGTCATCAAATCTGTAAAACACTCTTTCTTTATATTACCGCTAATAATGTAATTCGGTTTTTTGATGTCCGTGGTTATTTTCAGCGTATCAGAGATATTACACGCACTGACATAAGTCTCGTAAAATATATTATTGTCATAAGAAATGCGAATTACAAAGCTATTACTTCCCAAATAACTACCCTTCACATTTTCAACCACTTTCGTAGTCGAACCGTCACAACCGCAATCTGCATTTGGATCCTTATCTTTGCAGGATAGAGCAGTTATCAATAATAGGCAAATGAAGTAAAACCGGTTTTTTGAGGAAGGTATCATTTTGTCAAATCAGAGTTGCAAAGCTATATTAATATAACGACTTCTTTTATGACAAAAAGGTTGGAATGATAAATTTTAAATACTAGATAAAAATCACCTCAGCAGATCCGGCCTTCTCTCCCGCGTCCTTTTTACAGACTGTTCATAACGCCATTCCTCCACCTTTGCTTCGTGTCCTGACATGAGGATCTCAGGAACCACATTTCCTTCAAAATCCGCTGGTCGTGAATAAACAGGCGGGGCTAATAAATTATCCTGAAAAGAATCCGTTAAAGCTGAGGTTTCATCATTTAATACGCCTGGTAACAAACGGATAATGGCATCAGAAAGTACCGCCGCAGCCAGTTCCCCACCAGAAAGCACATAATCTCCAATGCTGATTTCTTTGGTAATAAACAGATCACGAACGCGCTGATCGACGCCTTTGTAATGTCCGCATAACATGATCAGATTTCCTTTTAAGGATAACTGGTTCACCATTTTCTGCTGCATCAGCTCGCCATCGGGAGTCAGGTAAATAATCTCGTCATAGCTCCGTTCTGCCTGTAACGCCCGGATGCATCTGGCAATGGGTTCTACCTGAAGTACCATACCGGCTCCTCCTCCAAAAGCATAATCATCAATCGTCCTGTGCTTGTTAACAGAGTAATCTCTGATGTCATGAGTTACCACTTCAACGAAACCTCCCTGCTGCGCCCGTTTTAGTATAGAATGTGCGAAGAAGCTATCCAATAAATTTGGAACACATGTAATAATATCAATCCGCATCATCAGGAATGTTTTTCGATGAATCGTCCAGATATACTTCCAGTAATCCTTCAGGTAAATTCACAATTAACTTTTTATTTTCCTTATCTGCCCGTAATACAATTTCTTCCGAAGTAGGAATCAAAATTTCATTACCCAGATAATCCATAGCAATCAGATCCTGGCCGTTCAAGGAATATACTTCTCTTACAATTCCAAGTTCGCCTTTGGTTTCATCCACAACGGTGTAACCTTTTATCTCATGATAATAGAACTCCTCTTCACCCAGTTCATCTAATTCATCCAAAGAAAGAAACAGCGAGCTGCCAACTAATGCCTGCCCTTTTTCAATCGTATTTACATCTTCAAAAGATACAATGGCATTGGCTTGTTTCTGCAAATTGAAATTACTGATAAAATAAGGCACTAACTCTCCGCGTATCTCTACATAAACTGCATCCAGATCTTCGTAATCTTCGGGATAGTCTACATCCAAAAATATAACAACATTGCCGTTCGTACCGTGTGTACGTACAATGTAACCTAGCAAGTAACAATTATCCTGTGTCACTGGTCTTGTATTTAAATGACTTTAAATAAATATGAGTCTGTACGGAAAACCGACAGACTCATAAATCTTAACTTGAATTCTATTTAATTATGAAGCAGACTCATCTTTCTTCAAATCTTCTTCCGCTTCCGGAGCTGGTGTTACAGCAACAGGTTCCTCAGTTACAGTTTCAGCAACAGGAGCTACTTCTTCAGCAACAGGTGCTGCTTCTTCCACTACCGGAGCTGCCTCAGCAACTGGTGCTGCTTCTTCTACTGCCGGAGCTTCTTCAGCTACTGGTGCTGCTTCCGCTACTGCTGGTGCTTCTTCAGCTACTGGTGCTTCTTCTTCCACTGCCGCAGTTTCCTCAGCAACTGATGCTGCTTCTTCTAACGGAGCTTCTTCAACAACTTCCTCTTCTACTACTAACGGAGCAGGAGGCGTGTTTTTCTTAATGATAGCATCTGCACGAGTCTGATTAACCTTACGTTCTGCATCTAACTTAGCATTACGTTCAGTTTCTTTTTTCTGTGATAGAGAATCAGCAGCCGTTGTTTTACGGTCAGTTTTTGATTCTTTCCATTCTGCAAAACGTGAATCAGCAACTTCCTGCGTAATTGCACCTTTATTCACACCAATCTGCAAATGCTTCATAAGCATTACGCCTTCTGTGCTGCAATATAGAACGTGCTGTATCCGTTGGCTGTGCACCTTTCAGTAACCAGTCAACAGCTTTTGCAGCTTCTAGTACGATAAAAGCCGGGTTTGTACCTGGGTTGTAAATTCCCAGTTTTTCGATGAAGCGACCATCACGTGGTGCTCTGGCATCTGCAACAACGATATCATATATCGCCATCTTTTTGCGTCCACGACGCGCTAATCTAATTTTTACTGCCATTTTGTTGTTATTTGCGGGAACTCGTCCCTTTTATTAATCAGGGTGCAAATGTACACAAAAAACAATTTAAATGATCAACAATCAATTAACAATTCTCAATGTTCAGTTGGCATTAATGAATATTAGGAATTGTTAATTGAATATTGATCATTATTGTTTAAACAAAAACGGGAACCGATTTCTCGATTCCCGTTCATTAATCATATTTATTAAATCACTTAGCTTATTTCCTGAAACCTGCAGGATAATTTGAACGCAATGTGTTTTGTGGTAAGATCTTGATCTCAACACGACGGTTAGACTGTAAGCCTTCAACCGTAGTATTTTCTGCCACCGGGCGATACTCACCATAATATTCGATAAGGATACGACTTGGTTCAGCAAGACCAGCACGGATCAGGAATCTTTTAGCTGCATCAACACGACGACGTGAAAGTGATTCATTGTAACTGTCAGAAGCACGGGCATCTGTATGACCAACTAGTACGATACGGCAATTTGTACGCAGGTTCAGAAGCTCAACTACTTTGCTCAATGTTTCTTTTGATGTATTACGGATAATTGATTTGTCAGTATCAAATTCAATGTTACTGAACAACGCTTCGCATTCGTCTTTTGGAAGGTTGTTTTTAATAGCATCTCTGATAATTTTATCAAGATCCATTGCAACTCCACCTCCTGATACAACACTACCTGCCGGAGTGTTTGGTTCTTTATCGAAAAGATCCGCTACTCCATCACCATCTGTATCTGTATATAAACGGGGATCAACTGGTTTCGGCATGTTTACTTTTGCAATAGAATCAGCATCATTCATTGTAGGATTGTAAGGCACAGGAATTAATGACTGTGGATTTGCCCAACGTAAATGGTAGCGTCCGCTTGTAGCATCATACTTACCGTTTTTCGCTCTTACTGCATTTTTTCCTAATTTATATGTCAGTGCCAAAGTAGCCATTCCCCAGCCATCTTTTTTGGAATCACTCGCAGCAAACGTCCATATTCCTTGCTGAGACTGGTAATCACTGATACTTCCAACTGTTGCGTCCATCTTTTCAGTATTCACATAGCTGTAAGTAAAGTCAAGACCAAGATCAAAACGTGGAGTTAGTTCGTAATGTACAGCCATACCAACTGGTACTACCCATTCACGGGTATAAGTGGTTCCGTTACGTTCCCAGGTTCCGGCAGTTTTAGAACTTCCGTCAGTATTGGTTTTTACAGGCCAGTCAACACCAGTTGCCGTATTGATTGCGTGCAAATCAGTATGGTAGTAAATGATACCACCACCTAAGTGAGCATCAACTTTCCATCTGCGTAATTTATTGTATCCGAATAATAAACGGTTAACATTCATTGTTCCATCCACAGTAACCTGAATAAATGAAGGGCTGTTGAATGTTACGTCATAAGTTTTGTTGGTCAATGAGCTTACGTAACCCATTTTGGATCCCCGAAGCTGCCCGTTAAAGCCTGTCAACTGAACCCCAAAAATCGGAGACAATTGTTTGTTGACCGAAAGTCCCCAGCCGCCTGTTAGTTTTTCATCAGGACCAAGCTTGAAATCATATGTTTTGATGTCACCGAAGAATTTGGTGATACCGCCGTAGCCGGTAATAGACCATGTATTCATTTTGTTAGGTCCATCATAAGTACGGTTTTGAGCAAAAGTGTCAAGACTCGAAAGCAACAAACAAACTAAAGCAATGTAAAGGTTCTTTTTCTTCATGGGAAACACCAGTTATGTGATTCAATTATTCACTAATTTTTACTATTAAAACGGAAAGAATAAGCCTGTAAGCCGGATTCTGTTTCCTGAACCGATTTGCACCGGAGCAGGCTTCTACCATTTATCCAGGATTGCGGTCACCCGAAATCTCTAACGATCTACCCGTGTCAATGCTCCGGTTAAGGAACGGGGACGAGTAGCCCCACTAATTAACACCTATTTGATCTTTCAGCCCGTAAGGTTTACCGTGCCTTGCTGGTCACCCAGTAAGCGGTGGTCTCTTACTCCACCTTTTTCACCCTTACCTGCCATATAAAAAACATGCCAGGCGGTCTAATTTTCTGTGGCACTTGCTGTCAGCAAACTGTTCCCAATCGGCTGCCTTCCCGTTAGGAAGTACGGCACTCTGCGCTGTCCGGACTTTCCTCCCCGACCATATGCCGCGGCGGTAGAACAGCTTATTCCTTTCGCTCAACCACAAAGCTAAGAAATACTTTCCTTTGATTAGCAGTCAATACACCATAAAAAGTAAAAAAATGTAACAAAAGACTGATAACTAATTTAAAATGTAACCTAAAAACTCTTTAATCCGTCTACGCGCAAATTTACATTCCCTTCTGCAAAAACTACTGAGTAAATATGTTTGGGTGTTAAATATACTTTGTCCGGCATGATATCTGTAAGTGTTCCCTTAACAAGTACACCATCTATGATTTTAAAATTAGAAAGTGCAGCCTGGATTGTCTTCTTCGCATCTGTGATCTGGTCACCTACGGGAACCACCATTTTGTTTTCCATCATCCTGCTAAACTGACCTTGTAATAGCCAGCCAGCGGTTTTGACAATAGTATTTTTCGTATCCAGGTCATAATCAACTCCTTTCAAAGACAGCTTCTGTGTTGCAGGATCGTAATGGGGGACGCCTTTCAAAAAAATATGCCCTTTGATACTTCCGGTGAGGCCTGCCTTTATTACAAGTTTGTCGTTCTGTCCATACATTTCGATAGAAGTGACTTCAACATTGTACTTTCCGCCTAAAAATGAAAATTTTTCTCCCGCAAACCGGGCTGTTGCCAACCGTGCCGCTTCCTCATATGATACGAGGCTGATCAACCCTACCCTGAAATTTTCTGGCACCTTGTCAACAATAGCAAGATTGGGCAGTTTTGGTACAGGAGGAATAACGGGTTTGCTGGCGGAGGTAATGGTTTGGGTGAATCCCTTTATCCCGATAACAGACCGTAATATATTATTTTTTGACAGCAAAGGTGTCATGACTATTGCCGTCGGGGAAATGACCAGCCAGGTATCAAATTCTTTGGAAAGCAATACAGGCTGATGCGCAAGCTGCCACGCAACCGCTACACTTTTCTTGAGCTCAATGTTTGCAGCAACCTGATCATCAATAGCTTTTGTGATCTTATCAAAATTCTTATTAAGCAAACGGCTGGCCATACTCTTAATCGGAATCCGGATACCTGCTACTTTTACATTCGGGTCAGTAATCCAGTCATAGCTGTCAACATAGGTATCCGAATGGATCTGCCAGTCGGGAGAAATTCCGATTTTGGATATAAGCCTGATGCGTATAGAAAATTCAGTGTCTTTATAACCGGACATTGTAATTCCGAGCGGGCTAACTTTATAACCGGCACTCACCCAAATCTTTAAAGGTATTTCAAATAAGAATGAGGAATCAATGGCAACGACTTTTATAGGGCTTATTTTCCAGACTTTTGCCTTAAGATTATCATTATCCTCATCCTCATAGCTGTTGTCTTCATAAATCAGCCCTTTGATTTTTGCATTGATCTGAGCTTCCAGTTCAGAAATCGGAATCTCTACCGGAACATTTAGTACTGATAAATGCTTTTCGCTCTGAATTTCTTTATCCGAATATTTATATTCTTCCATAGGTGCCTTAGGCGTAGTACTCGTTGAACGGCATTGCCATTGACTCAAAACAATGAATATCAACAATAAAACCAATCCAGGTTTTTTGATGATGTTACTTAATTTTAACAAGTGTTGCACCGTATCCGAATTTTTCCTTTTGAGCGTCTTTGTAATACTGGACATGCTGGTTTTTGCTCAGCCTGCGATGTAATTCTGTACGAAGCACCCCACTACCCGATCCATGGATAAATGTGATTTCCTCCATTCCATTCGCAACTGCCCTTTCCAGGCTGTTTTCAAATGTCGTCAGCTGAATTTTCAGCATTTCATCATTTGAGAGCCCTGAAAAGTCTTTTTTTATTTTTTCTATATGCAGATCAATAACATTTTCCGGTTTTTCCAACGCAGGTTTTTCAGGTATATTTTTCTCAATTTCCGCCCCGCCCATCAAACTTGTCCGCAGGTTCTGAGAAAAATCAGGATTGGAAGCCGGCTCTTCTTTTTTCAGGTTTTCTTCATCCAGCTGATAAACAAATGCTTCTCTCCCTAAAACCGGAGCCTGTCCTTTACTTTTGTAAAAGGATTGCGCCCTGCACTTCATTTTCTTAAAAAGCGGTTGTGGCAATATATGTTTTCCTTCTCTATAATACAGGATTTTAAATTCAAAAACCGGCCAGCTTTCAAAATCCTTCATCAGAAGTTCAGACAATTTATGCGAACTACGCGGTTGCAATACACCTCCTGCCAAGCCGTTCGGAACAGATTCATCCAATGCTGTTGCACTGAAAGGAAGAGTCCAGTCCGTATTATTGATCAGATAAGCCGTCAACGCACGATCATTAATGGATGCAAAAGCCAGATAAATTCCTTTTTCAGCAAAAACGGGCGAGCGGGAAACGATTTTATCACTTTGGCTGGCAATCTTCTGTAAATCACCGGCTTTCACCATTCTCTGGGATTCCATTGGTGATATGGTTACGATTTCGTTCCTTAAAACAGGAATCCTGAAACCGTCTTCAATTTCAATTTCAACAACATTTCCCGGTAAAAAAGCATATATAACACCTTCCTCGCGTCCATGGACCAGTCTTACTTTATCTCCTATATTCATATCTGTTTGGCTTTTAGCGGTTGGCAAATAGCCATGCGGCGGACCGCCTTTAACTTACGCTGTGATTCTCAAAATTACATTAATTCTTTACCTTACTGACTGCTAAAAATATAAAGGTTTCAAATCAATACCATTTTTACTTATTTGAAACGCCGGTGCCGGAATTTTAATTGAATTAGCCATAAAACAGATTGCCCGAATGGTTTTATTTCGTGTTTTGATCTTAGTCAGGTCAATATCAAGTGATAAATAATACTGCCGGTATGGACGGTATCCTAAGGTTATACTTTTATCTTTTTCAGAACTCACCATATTATTGATTCCATAACCAACTGAAAAGCATAACCAGGCAGGCCATTGACTATTTTTAAAAAATGATTTTGGGCTTGCAGAATACCAGTAGGTTTGCCCGTTATAATCCTTCAGCCACCTTTCCGAATAGTTAGAACCTAATAATTCTGGCCTTACGGCAGCGAGTGAGGTATAATGGAAAGAAAATTTGGGATGGATGCGTATTTCATCCCAAAGCGCAATTTGCCCCAGAAAAATTACCGAACCAGTAATATTGGCAATCATGTCGCCTGGTGAAAAACCATAATCAGGCGAAAAACCATCCAGGATTTCTATCGGCGTCTGGAAAATGATACCGGAAACTGCTCCGTAAATGAGCATTTGTTTTTTAGAAATTCCGGTTTTCTTATAAATCTCCGCAGTGTGGCGCGCAATCTGGTAAGATGTGTAAACGTGCCCCATTTTGTCCATTTGCAGCCATTCGTATGTATCGTCTTTTACGCGGAACTTCGTAAGCGGGTTTTTATACCATGATTTACTCAGGCCATATATACTACCCAAATATAAAACAGACTGTCCTGCAAATATGGTTCGGAGCAGTTTATAATCAGGGGTTTTGTTAAGGGTAGTATCAACCCGTATGCTATCAGCCTGGGCTGAAACAAATTCACAATTAACAAGTAAAATGAGGGCCAGCAGAATCGATTGAAAACTTAAGCAAGTGAGCTTGTAACTCTTATTTTTTTGTTGATGACAAATATTATTCACTAAAAAACAGCCTTTAATATCCACCATGGTACTTTCTTAATCCCCATTCAATTCCCATCAAAATGACTAACAGGAAAAATAACCATTTCAGGTGTATCAGTTCTACCATTTCTTCGGAGCTGTCCAGGCGATCGGAAGGGCGATTTTGCTTTAATTTCTGTACAAATTGAGCCAATGATGTTGATGGAACAAATTCTCCTCCTGTATTCTTGGCAAGTTCACGCAGCATACCAAAATCAGCCGTGGTATTGTTCATTTCCAGATCCGCATTTCTAATTACAAACTGGCCGTTCACTTTTTCCAGCCCCGCTCGTAATGAAGCAGAAGCCTGAAATCGGTAAACACCTTCACTCAAACCACTGATATTAAACCTTGGATTTTCGGCACTATGTGTATAAGTAAACTGACGGCTTTTTCCTTTTTCATCAGTAATCATAAGCTTTACTTCCTGACCGTAAATCTGTTCGTAAATATCATTGTACACTTCCGTCTGGAAAACAACCTGTTCACCTGCCTCAAATTCCGCACGAACGGGATATACCCGGAATTTCCGTTTGTCTTCCCTTACCGATAATATCTGGATCAGTTTCTGGAAAAGATTGTCGACCACATCCTGTTTGTTTGTAAGGGCATATTCTTCCTGGCGCCATTGCCACAATCCTTCTCCAGCCAAAACTGCAATTTTTTGTTCAGCGGTAGTATTTAAAATTAAAAGTGGTTTGCTGGTATTCAGTGTTCCAACCTTTTGGTATAATATGGTCTCAGTTCCTGATGACAGATTATACTCACCAAATGGAACTGAAAGAGGTGGCAACCGTTCCATTAGTTTCAGACTTTCAGCATCCAGATTCAGCATGTGAAAGGAAGGGTTATATCTGGCCGTCACTTTATCAGTCTGCCCGTTCATAGCACTGATCGTCAACGACCTGTTCAATGTATTTACTAATGGTACTGCCGACTGGTTCCCCAATATGTACAAAATAGGGGTTTTTGCATCAATAAACTTACGAACCATCGCATTTCCCTGACCTAATACATTAGGAACCTGATGCAGGATAACCAGGTCGTATGGCTTACTGGTAACGGGCAAATTGCCCGAAATAGTCAGGATCTGTACATCCAGGTCATAATTATCATTGCTTTCAATCAGGCTTCGCAGTGCTTTTATATCCGGATGCGGCGTTAGCGCGAGTAACAGGATCTTTTGTCGGCCATCAATAATATCAATGTAAATTTCCCTTTTATTATTCCGGGTTGAAGATTCACCCGCAACTGAACCCAGTTCAACTGTATAATGCTGAACTCCTTTTTGGGATGACGTTGTTTTGAAATCATAGCTTTTAAAGAAAGAAGCCTTATCAATCAGCACTTTCTGGGTTTCTATGATCCTGCCATTCTGTTTCAGGGAAACCGTCGTTGTTTTCCCGGCAAGGCCATTCGCAACAATTTCAGCTTTTACAGGAAAATCATTACCTAAATAAGCAACACGGTTACTGATCACATCTTTAATACTAATGTCCAGGTCCGGTATGGTATCCCCGACTGCCAGTGTATTGACTTTAAATGGATAACGGCCAAAAGCAGGTGAAATTCCCTGATTTACAATACCATCAGAAAGAAGCACAACATCTGTGAGATTTCTTCCTTCAAAATTACTTTTAACAGTCTGCAATAAGCCTGACAAATCTGTTTTATTCTTATCAAATCTGATCGAATCCGCTTCGTTATTCTTAACCGGCCTATCCAGAGTTTGTATACTTACTTCAAATCCTGCGGTAGTCAGTTCCTGCGCAGCGGCGGATACATTCTTCAATTGCGCTGCCGCATAACTTTTAACCGATTCTGAATTATCAATCGCAAACACTACTTTGGCTTTATCGATAGTAGTTTCTGTTTTCCGGATCAAGGGACTTAGCAGTAAAAAGCAAATAGCCGTTACAGTAAGCCCACGCAGAAAAGCAAGTCCATAATTCAACTTCTTACCCCATGAAGGAACAGGCTGATACAACAGCCATGCATAAGCCGCTCCCGCAAGCAAACAAAAAATGATAAACCAGTAAGGAGTTTGAAAAAGAAGTTCAGAACGCATATTGAAAAAAAGCAGTTTTCAGTAAGGCAGTAGTCAATATAGCAAGATACAGCAAAACCGGTTACTTTTTACTGCAAACTATGCATTAGCCGTTGTTAAACTTTCATAAAAAATTTTAGGTCAGCATACCGCCATCTACCTGAATAACTTGTCCGGTAATGTATTTGGAAAGATCCGACGCTAAAAAAATACATGCATCAGCCACTTCTTCAGGTTGTCCGCCACGTTTCATTGGTATGGACTGTTTCCAGTCTTCCACTGCTTTTGATTCGATTGCACCGGTCATTTCTGTTTCGATAAAACCAGGTGCAACCGCATTAGAACGGATGTTACGTGATCCTAATTCAAGTGCAACGGATTTGGTAAAACCAATAATTCCGGCTTTTGAGGCTGCATAATTGGCCTGTCCGGCATTTCCGCGTATCCCAACTACCGATGTAATATTAATGATAGAACCACTTTTGGCACGCATCATCGTCTTGGTTGCAGCCTTGGTCAGGTTAAAAACAGATTTAAGGTTGATGTTGATAACTGTATCCCAGTTTTCTTCACTCATACGCATTAGCAAACCATCACGCGTAACGCCTGCATTATTAATCAGAATATCGAGCTTACCAAAATCAGCAACTACATCAGTAACCAGTTGGTCAGCAGCCTGAAAATCAGATGCATCGGAGCGATATCCTTTTGCTTTAATTCCAAATTGTTCCAGCTCCTGAGCCAGAGCCTCCCCTTTTTCCACACTGGACAGATAAGTAAAAGCAACATTAGCGCCTTCCTGTGCCAAACGCAAAGCAATAGCGCGTCCTATACCACGTGAGGCCCCGGTAACCAAAGCCACTTTATTTTCTACTAATTTCATTTGTTAAGATTTGAAACATTTAAGCTTAAGAATACCGCTATAATTTAGTCGTGTATCCGAAACGGTGAATTAACGATTGGCAAAAATAGAGTATTGTAAAGAGATGGGCAAAAAAGACGGTTTTTATTGATTTCTTTTAGGTTTAAATATGAATAAATATTCTATTATACTTTCAGAATGGATTTTAACCCACTATGCATAACCATTAATCCTCTTTCTCTGCCAGAATTCCTCCATTCCCAAAACCTTCCTGGCATTGTCTTTGTTCGATAATTATTAGTTTAACTTACGAAATGGCTGAAACAGGTCAGAAAAAAATTTATACAAAATGGCAGAATTAATTAAAACGGCACTTATTACCGGAGGTTCAAAAGGAATTGGATACGGTGTAGCAGAAGTGCTGATTAAAGAAGGTATACGGGTTGCAGTTACAAGCCGGACTAAAAAAAGTGCTGACGAGGCCGCCGCTTCTCTTAATAAAATCAAGGAAGGATATGCATTAGGTATTGAATCCGATGTGAGAAACCTGGAATCACAGGAAAAAGCTGTGGCTGCGGTACTTGCTAAATGGGGACAACTTGATTACGTAATCGCCAATGCTGGAGTTGGCCACATGGCTCCAATTCAGGAATTAACTGCTGAGCAATGGCACGAAACTATTGACATTAACCTGACCGGGGTGTTTTTCAGTGCCAAAGCATCTCTTAAAGCACTAACAGAAACGAAAGGATATTTTATCACTATTTCGAGTCTGGCGGGAACAAACTTCTTTCCAAATGGAACAGCATACAATGCGAGTAAGTTCGGTGTGGTAGGCTTTTCACAAGCTATGATGATGGACGTGCGAAGCGCTGGTATTAAAGTAACAACCATTATGCCCGGATCCGTTGCAACTGAGTTTGCGGGACATGAGCCTTCTGAAAAAGACGCATGGAAAATCCAGCCCGAAGATATTGGCCAGATCGTTTCCGACCTGATTAAAATGCCTGCCCGTACGTTGCCTAGTAAGGTTGAAGTACGGCCATCAATTCCTGGAAAATAATTGTTTTAGAGTTAAAAAAGAGGGGAGTAAGCTGTATTACTTCAAACAATAACATCAAAAACCTTCACGATTAACATAAAAAAGTGTGTCTTCAAACGAGGACACACTTTTTCAATTACCAGAATATAATTATCATATTTAAGAAGCTTAGCTGAACACTTCTCTGAATAGTTTCAGGCTTTTAGGAACTGCTGTGCTTGCATCTTCTTTCCCTTCCATCTCCAGGGATACGTATCCTTTGAAATTTGCTTTCCTGAGGATCGCAGCAATTTTCTTATAATCGAGGTTCAGGTCATAATAATGCCCTCCTCCATAATATGTTTTGGCTTGTACAATAGTTGCGTAAGGTGCCAGTCGTTCAAATTGCGGATAAGGATCTCCCACAAAATTACCTGTATCCACATTCATACCCATAGCAGGCGAAGAAGACAATGGTTTATAAATTTCCAGCAGGTAATCAATATTGGATGATAATCCCCAGTGATTTTCTATAGCCAGGATTACCCCCGCTTTTTCGGCTGCAACCAGGCATTCACCGTATGAATCTATACACCATTTAATAGCGTCTTTGTCTGTATAACCTTCGAT from Dyadobacter sp. NIV53 carries:
- a CDS encoding DUF4403 family protein, with the protein product MEEYKYSDKEIQSEKHLSVLNVPVEIPISELEAQINAKIKGLIYEDNSYEDEDNDNLKAKVWKISPIKVVAIDSSFLFEIPLKIWVSAGYKVSPLGITMSGYKDTEFSIRIRLISKIGISPDWQIHSDTYVDSYDWITDPNVKVAGIRIPIKSMASRLLNKNFDKITKAIDDQVAANIELKKSVAVAWQLAHQPVLLSKEFDTWLVISPTAIVMTPLLSKNNILRSVIGIKGFTQTITSASKPVIPPVPKLPNLAIVDKVPENFRVGLISLVSYEEAARLATARFAGEKFSFLGGKYNVEVTSIEMYGQNDKLVIKAGLTGSIKGHIFLKGVPHYDPATQKLSLKGVDYDLDTKNTIVKTAGWLLQGQFSRMMENKMVVPVGDQITDAKKTIQAALSNFKIIDGVLVKGTLTDIMPDKVYLTPKHIYSVVFAEGNVNLRVDGLKSF
- a CDS encoding OmpA family protein produces the protein MKKKNLYIALVCLLLSSLDTFAQNRTYDGPNKMNTWSITGYGGITKFFGDIKTYDFKLGPDEKLTGGWGLSVNKQLSPIFGVQLTGFNGQLRGSKMGYVSSLTNKTYDVTFNSPSFIQVTVDGTMNVNRLLFGYNKLRRWKVDAHLGGGIIYYHTDLHAINTATGVDWPVKTNTDGSSKTAGTWERNGTTYTREWVVPVGMAVHYELTPRFDLGLDFTYSYVNTEKMDATVGSISDYQSQQGIWTFAASDSKKDGWGMATLALTYKLGKNAVRAKNGKYDATSGRYHLRWANPQSLIPVPYNPTMNDADSIAKVNMPKPVDPRLYTDTDGDGVADLFDKEPNTPAGSVVSGGGVAMDLDKIIRDAIKNNLPKDECEALFSNIEFDTDKSIIRNTSKETLSKVVELLNLRTNCRIVLVGHTDARASDSYNESLSRRRVDAAKRFLIRAGLAEPSRILIEYYGEYRPVAENTTVEGLQSNRRVEIKILPQNTLRSNYPAGFRK
- a CDS encoding DUF2027 domain-containing protein, which translates into the protein MNIGDKVRLVHGREEGVIYAFLPGNVVEIEIEDGFRIPVLRNEIVTISPMESQRMVKAGDLQKIASQSDKIVSRSPVFAEKGIYLAFASINDRALTAYLINNTDWTLPFSATALDESVPNGLAGGVLQPRSSHKLSELLMKDFESWPVFEFKILYYREGKHILPQPLFKKMKCRAQSFYKSKGQAPVLGREAFVYQLDEENLKKEEPASNPDFSQNLRTSLMGGAEIEKNIPEKPALEKPENVIDLHIEKIKKDFSGLSNDEMLKIQLTTFENSLERAVANGMEEITFIHGSGSGVLRTELHRRLSKNQHVQYYKDAQKEKFGYGATLVKIK
- the rimM gene encoding ribosome maturation factor RimM (Essential for efficient processing of 16S rRNA) produces the protein MTQDNCYLLGYIVRTHGTNGNVVIFLDVDYPEDYEDLDAVYVEIRGELVPYFISNFNLQKQANAIVSFEDVNTIEKGQALVGSSLFLSLDELDELGEEEFYYHEIKGYTVVDETKGELGIVREVYSLNGQDLIAMDYLGNEILIPTSEEIVLRADKENKKLIVNLPEGLLEVYLDDSSKNIPDDAD
- the rpsP gene encoding 30S ribosomal protein S16 — its product is MAVKIRLARRGRKKMAIYDIVVADARAPRDGRFIEKLGIYNPGTNPAFIVLEAAKAVDWLLKGAQPTDTARSILQHRRRNAYEAFADWCE
- the trmD gene encoding tRNA (guanosine(37)-N1)-methyltransferase TrmD yields the protein MRIDIITCVPNLLDSFFAHSILKRAQQGGFVEVVTHDIRDYSVNKHRTIDDYAFGGGAGMVLQVEPIARCIRALQAERSYDEIIYLTPDGELMQQKMVNQLSLKGNLIMLCGHYKGVDQRVRDLFITKEISIGDYVLSGGELAAAVLSDAIIRLLPGVLNDETSALTDSFQDNLLAPPVYSRPADFEGNVVPEILMSGHEAKVEEWRYEQSVKRTRERRPDLLR
- a CDS encoding DUF2279 domain-containing protein, coding for MGSIYGLSKSWYKNPLTKFRVKDDTYEWLQMDKMGHVYTSYQIARHTAEIYKKTGISKKQMLIYGAVSGIIFQTPIEILDGFSPDYGFSPGDMIANITGSVIFLGQIALWDEIRIHPKFSFHYTSLAAVRPELLGSNYSERWLKDYNGQTYWYSASPKSFFKNSQWPAWLCFSVGYGINNMVSSEKDKSITLGYRPYRQYYLSLDIDLTKIKTRNKTIRAICFMANSIKIPAPAFQISKNGIDLKPLYF